A genomic window from bacterium includes:
- a CDS encoding DUF554 domain-containing protein: MLGTIANTAAVILGSLLGLLLHKRMPEKFSAIVMQAIGLFTLIVGLDLSFKSPHLFVVLIAMVLGGLLGQWWDIEQRLDDLGRALESRFSKGKSDKVVTGFVTASLLFCVGPMTIVGCLQDGLKNDHTLLFTKSLMDGISSIALAASLGLGVIFSALVVLLYQGLLTLAAYLFQGILPGAYIDVMSAAGGLLVLGIGLNLLGNLKLKVANLLPAVFLAPLLLWLGAWLGWMK; this comes from the coding sequence ATGCTGGGAACCATCGCCAACACCGCCGCCGTGATCTTGGGCAGTCTTTTGGGCCTGCTGCTGCACAAGCGAATGCCGGAGAAATTCTCCGCCATCGTGATGCAGGCCATCGGCCTGTTCACCCTGATCGTGGGGCTGGACCTGTCCTTCAAAAGCCCCCACCTGTTCGTGGTGCTGATCGCCATGGTGCTGGGCGGCCTGCTGGGGCAGTGGTGGGACATCGAACAAAGGCTGGATGATCTGGGCCGGGCGCTGGAGTCCAGGTTCTCCAAAGGCAAAAGCGACAAGGTCGTCACCGGCTTCGTCACCGCCTCCCTGCTGTTCTGCGTCGGGCCCATGACCATCGTGGGCTGCCTGCAGGACGGGCTTAAGAACGATCATACCCTGCTTTTCACCAAGTCCCTGATGGATGGCATTAGTTCCATCGCCCTGGCGGCCTCGCTGGGCCTGGGCGTCATCTTCTCGGCCCTGGTGGTCTTATTGTATCAGGGTCTTTTGACGCTGGCGGCCTATCTGTTCCAGGGCATCCTGCCCGGAGCCTATATCGACGTGATGTCGGCGGCCGGGGGGCTTTTAGTGCTGGGCATCGGGTTGAACCTGCTGGGCAACCTGAAGCTTAAGGTGGCCAACCTGCTGCCGGCGGTTTTTCTGGCTCCCCTGCTGCTGTGGCTTGGCGCCTGGCTGGGATGGATGAAGTAA
- a CDS encoding type II toxin-antitoxin system prevent-host-death family antitoxin → MPMIKPISDLRNKANQISKIAHSTGKPIFITKNGEGDMVVMSLAHYGDIQRKLELYGKLAVAQAQKAGGDQGRELSLVMKDLRRKINEKA, encoded by the coding sequence ATGCCGATGATAAAGCCGATATCCGACCTCAGGAACAAGGCCAATCAGATCTCAAAGATAGCCCACAGCACCGGTAAGCCGATCTTCATCACCAAGAACGGGGAGGGCGACATGGTGGTGATGTCTCTGGCCCATTACGGGGACATTCAGCGCAAGCTGGAGCTGTACGGAAAGCTGGCCGTGGCCCAGGCCCAAAAAGCCGGGGGCGACCAGGGCCGGGAGCTTTCCCTGGTAATGAAGGACCTGCGCCGGAAAATTAATGAAAAGGCGTAG
- a CDS encoding DUF853 family protein: protein MPVNPILIAKGEKELYLLPQMANRHGLVAGATGTGKTVTLQSLAQSFSQIGVPVFLADVKGDLAGLSQAGGQNPKINDRIKTLGLKDFGFTACPAVFWDVYGQKGHPARTTISEMGPLLLSRLLNLNEVQSGVLSLVFKIADDDGLLLLDMKDLRSMLQYAGDHASEFTTEYGKISAASIGTIQRSLLALEEQGADQLFGEPALNLDDLIQTDQKGRGVVNLLAADRLMQSPKMYATFLLWLLSELFEQLPEMGDAEKPKLVFFFDEAHLLFDDAPQALVEKIEQVVRLIRSKGVGIYFVTQNPTDIPDKILGQLGNRIQHALRAFSVNDQKAVKAAAQTFRSNPKLDIETAITQLEVGEALVSLLDEKGSPSVTQKAYIVPPASQLGPVDDGQRKKLIESSVLFGHYEKTVDRESAYELLKAKAEKTTQTAPVNVPKAAARTAAPRQRQSVAEAMVKSAARAAASQAGRTIIRGILGSIFR from the coding sequence ATGCCAGTCAACCCAATACTGATCGCCAAGGGCGAGAAAGAACTTTACCTCCTACCCCAGATGGCCAACCGCCACGGCCTGGTGGCCGGGGCCACCGGCACCGGCAAGACCGTCACCCTTCAAAGTCTGGCCCAAAGCTTCAGCCAGATCGGCGTTCCGGTCTTCCTGGCCGACGTCAAGGGCGACCTGGCCGGCTTAAGCCAGGCCGGGGGCCAGAACCCAAAGATAAACGACCGGATAAAGACCCTTGGCCTTAAGGACTTTGGTTTCACCGCCTGTCCGGCTGTGTTCTGGGACGTCTACGGCCAAAAGGGGCATCCGGCCCGGACCACTATCTCCGAGATGGGCCCCCTGCTGTTGTCCCGCCTGCTGAATTTGAACGAGGTCCAGAGCGGAGTGCTGTCGCTGGTCTTCAAGATAGCCGATGACGATGGCCTGCTGCTGCTGGATATGAAAGATCTGCGTTCCATGCTGCAGTATGCCGGGGATCATGCCTCCGAGTTCACCACCGAATACGGCAAGATCTCGGCCGCCAGCATCGGCACCATCCAGCGCTCGCTGCTGGCACTGGAGGAGCAGGGCGCCGACCAGCTCTTCGGCGAGCCGGCCCTGAACCTGGACGACCTGATCCAGACCGACCAAAAGGGCCGCGGGGTGGTGAATCTTTTGGCCGCCGACCGGCTGATGCAGTCGCCCAAGATGTACGCCACCTTCCTGCTGTGGCTGTTGTCCGAATTGTTCGAGCAGCTGCCGGAGATGGGCGATGCCGAAAAGCCAAAACTGGTCTTCTTCTTCGACGAGGCCCACCTGCTTTTTGACGATGCGCCGCAAGCTTTGGTGGAGAAGATCGAGCAAGTGGTACGTCTGATCCGTTCCAAGGGGGTGGGCATTTACTTTGTCACCCAGAACCCGACAGATATTCCCGACAAGATCCTGGGGCAGCTGGGGAACAGGATCCAGCACGCCCTGCGGGCCTTCAGCGTCAACGACCAGAAGGCCGTCAAGGCCGCAGCCCAAACCTTCCGTTCCAATCCCAAACTGGACATCGAAACGGCCATCACCCAGTTGGAAGTGGGAGAAGCGTTGGTCTCGCTGCTGGACGAGAAGGGCAGCCCGTCAGTGACCCAAAAGGCCTACATCGTTCCCCCCGCCAGCCAGCTGGGCCCGGTGGATGACGGCCAGAGGAAAAAGCTGATAGAATCGTCCGTGCTTTTCGGCCATTACGAAAAGACGGTGGACCGGGAATCGGCCTACGAACTGCTTAAGGCCAAGGCCGAGAAAACTACCCAGACCGCACCGGTGAATGTTCCCAAGGCCGCGGCCAGAACGGCAGCGCCAAGACAGCGCCAGAGCGTGGCCGAGGCCATGGTAAAAAGCGCGGCCCGGGCCGCCGCCAGCCAGGCCGGGCGCACCATCATCCGGGGAATACTAGGCTCCATATTCCGCTAA
- a CDS encoding DUF3795 domain-containing protein — MEEFRYDSYCGLYCGACEIIKAYQKELATGTKAGWDDLPEQFRKYIKESEVVCHGCKSDTVFAGCQGCAVRACARGKKVGSCIQCNEYPCPHTKRLADLVPKVKEFLPHCKVMLRNLEFLKDHSDEEWLKQQEQRWKCPGCGTAFSWYQEKCSQCGKELETSKDYNQF; from the coding sequence ATGGAAGAATTTCGTTACGATAGTTACTGCGGGCTGTACTGCGGAGCCTGCGAGATAATAAAAGCGTATCAAAAGGAGCTTGCCACCGGCACCAAGGCCGGGTGGGATGACCTTCCAGAACAGTTTAGAAAATACATAAAAGAATCCGAAGTGGTGTGCCATGGCTGTAAGTCCGACACCGTTTTTGCCGGCTGCCAGGGCTGTGCGGTCCGGGCCTGCGCCCGCGGGAAAAAGGTCGGATCATGCATCCAGTGCAATGAATATCCCTGCCCACATACCAAGCGTTTGGCAGATCTTGTCCCGAAAGTAAAGGAATTCCTGCCCCACTGCAAGGTGATGCTCCGGAATCTGGAGTTCTTGAAGGATCATAGCGATGAAGAATGGCTCAAACAGCAGGAACAACGCTGGAAATGCCCCGGGTGCGGAACCGCTTTTTCGTGGTACCAGGAAAAATGCTCGCAATGCGGAAAAGAACTGGAAACATCAAAAGATTACAATCAATTTTGA
- a CDS encoding M1 family metallopeptidase has product MKRSLTLVLLALCLCPLTLWAWQQRVAYQIEARLDTVDHFLHASQTLRYFNNSPDTLRFVWFHLYPNAYRDRNSDFAREARNAGDYKFWRSKPEDRGYIELHQLAASGQSLSYEYGPDLTGIKVPLNAPMVPGDSLDFSLDYWVKVPKIFSRLGHQGIHYEMSQWYPKMVVYDSLGWHPDGYHYNGEFYGDYGSFDVGLTVPRGMKVGATGIELVNPYDSLDQPGDSGSYRFFYADDVHDFAWCADTSYLETTETHKGVEIKVFCLPKNKEKWANVMQYSKDALDYYGKWYGAYPYPTLTVCDGGMAAGGGMEYPNLVIISSGEDKVTRLLENVVMHEIGHQWFYGILGNNEMDEAWLDEGINSFSEERYFEEKYGPKGNMLSNKFLQKMLPELSDRYIGYFLCYLYAANRMEQPISTKASLVDEQMLYAVTAYKKPALMMWWLKGFLGDSTFDAAMQAYYRKFKFKHVTGRDFMAVMDSVSGKSVSPYLQAWLASASPVDYSITKAARIEAPGNTYLFKLSRRGDFKVPVKFQALDEANKAYYLDWSAQRSDTSFYLQMDNHLQWAVLDQDRTILEPNRWNNRWPRKVSFCILPRVPDFEAYQVFAFPLPWYDAVNGFRLGVMSHGAYLADGDPMVGKHQWTFYPYYSFGTKQVSFSVDYQTPVTDLPRPPRIYASGGKAFDLRWASVGLKRSWGKYLMQGPTERFDLKLEYNQMVDYGYRFWDARDIIPAKIFMLTGERGYAASNPYVRSDLRLAATLGYVAEPAWDIKNFLRAELEYKNSFYFHKWLRPGLRLFAGNIQGNAPSQEQYFLSGAFKSKGLDDMIVSYKGRFSAQEQYHIDGGANLPGYYGRHLHGNAAISANLSIPVLPGFASVFGDLGSVKDNWQEMKAKYLYADAGVTLSLGPVRAIFPLWINRPLEGEKRFDWKRWKVGLGGSFGVKI; this is encoded by the coding sequence ATGAAAAGATCATTGACCCTGGTACTGCTGGCTCTCTGCCTTTGCCCCTTGACCCTTTGGGCCTGGCAGCAGCGGGTGGCCTACCAGATAGAGGCCCGGCTGGATACCGTAGATCATTTTTTGCATGCCAGCCAGACCTTGCGCTACTTCAATAATTCACCGGACACCCTGAGGTTCGTCTGGTTCCACCTCTATCCCAACGCCTACCGGGACAGGAATTCTGACTTTGCCCGGGAAGCCCGGAACGCGGGTGATTATAAATTCTGGCGCAGTAAGCCCGAAGACCGGGGATACATCGAGCTCCACCAACTGGCCGCATCCGGCCAGTCCTTGAGCTACGAATACGGCCCGGACCTGACCGGGATCAAGGTCCCGCTTAATGCCCCGATGGTCCCCGGCGATTCCCTGGACTTCTCCCTGGACTACTGGGTCAAGGTCCCGAAGATATTCTCCCGGCTGGGCCACCAAGGCATTCACTACGAGATGTCCCAATGGTATCCCAAAATGGTGGTGTACGACAGCCTGGGCTGGCATCCCGATGGCTACCATTACAACGGCGAGTTCTACGGGGATTACGGCAGTTTTGACGTGGGCCTGACCGTGCCCCGGGGAATGAAGGTGGGGGCCACCGGCATTGAGCTGGTGAATCCCTATGACTCTCTGGACCAGCCCGGGGACAGCGGTTCCTATCGTTTCTTCTACGCCGACGATGTCCACGATTTTGCCTGGTGCGCCGATACCTCTTATCTAGAGACCACTGAGACGCACAAGGGGGTGGAGATCAAGGTGTTCTGCCTGCCCAAGAACAAGGAAAAATGGGCCAACGTAATGCAGTATTCCAAGGATGCCCTGGACTATTACGGGAAATGGTACGGTGCATATCCCTATCCCACTTTGACGGTCTGTGATGGCGGCATGGCGGCCGGGGGCGGCATGGAGTACCCCAACCTGGTGATCATCTCCTCGGGCGAGGACAAGGTTACCCGGCTGCTGGAGAATGTGGTGATGCACGAGATTGGCCACCAGTGGTTCTACGGTATTCTGGGCAACAACGAGATGGACGAGGCCTGGCTGGACGAGGGGATCAACAGTTTTTCCGAGGAACGGTATTTCGAAGAGAAGTACGGCCCCAAGGGGAACATGCTTTCCAATAAATTTTTGCAGAAAATGCTTCCCGAGTTGTCCGACCGGTATATCGGATACTTCCTTTGCTATCTCTATGCCGCCAACCGGATGGAACAGCCCATCAGCACCAAGGCCAGCCTGGTCGATGAACAGATGTTGTACGCCGTCACCGCCTACAAGAAACCGGCCCTGATGATGTGGTGGCTGAAGGGGTTTTTGGGCGACAGCACCTTTGATGCCGCCATGCAGGCCTATTACCGCAAATTCAAGTTCAAGCATGTAACCGGCCGGGACTTCATGGCGGTGATGGATTCGGTCTCCGGAAAAAGCGTCAGCCCCTATCTCCAGGCCTGGCTGGCCAGCGCCTCCCCGGTTGACTATTCCATAACCAAGGCGGCCCGGATAGAGGCGCCGGGAAACACCTACCTGTTCAAACTGTCCCGACGGGGAGACTTCAAGGTGCCGGTAAAATTCCAGGCTTTGGACGAAGCAAACAAGGCCTATTATCTGGACTGGAGCGCCCAGCGTTCCGACACCAGCTTCTACCTACAGATGGACAACCATCTGCAATGGGCGGTCCTGGATCAGGACCGGACCATCCTGGAACCGAACCGCTGGAACAACCGCTGGCCCCGCAAGGTAAGCTTCTGCATTCTTCCCCGGGTTCCTGACTTTGAAGCCTATCAGGTCTTCGCCTTCCCCCTGCCCTGGTACGACGCGGTCAACGGTTTTAGGCTGGGGGTGATGTCTCACGGCGCCTACCTGGCCGACGGCGATCCCATGGTGGGAAAACACCAGTGGACCTTTTACCCCTACTACAGTTTCGGGACAAAGCAGGTCAGCTTTTCGGTCGATTACCAGACGCCGGTCACCGATCTTCCCCGCCCGCCCCGAATATATGCCTCCGGCGGCAAAGCCTTTGACCTGCGCTGGGCCAGCGTTGGTTTGAAACGCAGTTGGGGAAAGTATCTGATGCAGGGACCGACCGAAAGGTTCGACCTGAAACTGGAATACAATCAGATGGTTGACTACGGTTACAGATTCTGGGACGCCCGCGACATCATCCCGGCCAAGATCTTCATGCTGACCGGGGAAAGGGGCTATGCCGCCAGCAATCCCTATGTCCGCTCCGACCTCCGGCTGGCCGCCACTTTGGGCTACGTGGCCGAACCGGCCTGGGACATTAAGAACTTTTTGCGGGCCGAGCTGGAATACAAGAACAGCTTTTATTTTCACAAATGGCTGCGGCCCGGCCTGCGGCTTTTTGCCGGGAACATTCAGGGCAATGCGCCCAGCCAGGAGCAGTACTTCCTGTCCGGAGCCTTCAAGTCCAAGGGCTTGGATGACATGATCGTATCCTACAAGGGCCGGTTCTCAGCCCAGGAGCAGTACCACATTGACGGCGGGGCCAACCTGCCGGGCTATTACGGCCGCCACCTGCACGGCAACGCGGCCATAAGCGCCAATCTCTCGATCCCGGTCTTGCCGGGCTTTGCCTCGGTGTTCGGGGATCTGGGATCGGTCAAGGACAACTGGCAGGAGATGAAGGCCAAGTACCTCTACGCCGACGCCGGGGTGACCCTTTCCCTGGGCCCGGTGCGGGCCATCTTCCCGCTGTGGATCAACCGGCCGCTGGAGGGCGAGAAGCGGTTTGACTGGAAGAGGTGGAAGGTGGGCCTGGGCGGGTCGTTCGGTGTAAAGATATAA
- a CDS encoding peptidyl-prolyl cis-trans isomerase, with translation MKKLTVAGLVLILGLSLLAGAGCKKEQPQGQVVARVNKTVLTDSDVKDYLPAGAAGISPAQKEEFLRRWVDTELFYQEAVKKGLDKDPKVAKQLRDLKREILANQLLQKEVVEKQSVTESEVKAYFDLHQAEFQSNVRYSQIVVQSPEEAAAIKSALDGGADFAKIARERSLDAASRVNGGDMAGYLQRGSGEMPLDFEEKLFALAKGQTSEVIKLFNGYFIIKVTDKKPVWPPVKFEDVREGLTNGMTMGKQKTAFDNLTEELRKTAQVETHPDLIK, from the coding sequence ATGAAAAAACTAACCGTGGCCGGACTGGTCCTGATCCTGGGTTTGAGCCTGCTGGCCGGCGCCGGCTGCAAAAAAGAACAGCCCCAGGGGCAGGTGGTGGCCCGGGTCAACAAGACCGTCCTGACCGATTCCGACGTCAAGGACTATCTGCCGGCCGGGGCGGCCGGAATATCCCCGGCCCAGAAGGAAGAGTTCCTGCGGCGCTGGGTGGACACCGAATTGTTCTACCAGGAGGCCGTCAAAAAAGGTCTGGACAAGGACCCCAAGGTGGCCAAGCAATTGCGCGACCTGAAGCGGGAGATCCTGGCCAACCAGCTGCTGCAGAAGGAAGTGGTGGAGAAGCAGAGCGTCACCGAATCCGAGGTCAAGGCCTACTTTGACCTGCACCAGGCGGAATTTCAGAGCAACGTCCGCTACAGCCAGATAGTGGTCCAGTCCCCGGAGGAGGCCGCCGCCATCAAGTCCGCCCTGGACGGCGGAGCAGATTTTGCCAAGATCGCCAGGGAAAGGTCGCTGGACGCAGCCTCCCGGGTCAACGGCGGAGACATGGCCGGGTATCTGCAGCGGGGCAGCGGGGAAATGCCGCTGGATTTCGAGGAAAAACTCTTTGCCCTGGCCAAGGGCCAGACCTCGGAAGTCATCAAGCTGTTCAACGGTTATTTCATCATCAAGGTCACCGACAAGAAACCGGTCTGGCCGCCGGTGAAATTCGAGGATGTCCGGGAGGGGCTGACCAACGGGATGACCATGGGCAAGCAGAAAACGGCCTTTGACAACCTGACCGAAGAACTCAGGAAGACCGCCCAGGTGGAGACCCACCCCGACCTGATCAAGTAG
- a CDS encoding peptidyl-prolyl cis-trans isomerase: MRKLLGLALVLGLVLTVVSCGNRGKVIAKVGSQKITLGQFDDNYRAPVPPQDSATAMTNKRRLLDQMVEQKLLALEALARNLDKEPKLQKEYEDLTKNMLMGQLYRQEILEKSQPTDKEIKDYYKRMGTEVKARHILVKTEEEAKAVYKSLKDGADFEETAKQKSQDPGSAQRGGDLGWFGWGRMVQAFQKAVFDLKPGQLGKPVQTPFGFHIIRMDSTRPAQIKPFDQMKDMIKQQLTASKPREMATEYVDKVKSSANVKIKKDVLDMLAAKQPQVMGPAPLPPLGDEAEKKKTIVTYSGGSWTVEVFYNKLNKMFGGNADLRNSAVLEQQVQAMLVEDLLLERAKSKNLQNNPKVKQQMEKAWDEMLAAAFYQAEVGPKVSVNPESVKVYYAKNKKAFYQPAKAMVHQIVTRTQPEAEAVYKLLSQGADFAATASEKSIDWTKSSGGALGEVAQNDPRFPEVSKAAFAAGLNQVTRPFAVKEGFAVIKVSARTPGKQMSFDEVKPSIEQNMGQGQEQILYLSLIEGLKSKYPVTVDENVLKLAGQQKPEEGK; encoded by the coding sequence ATGAGAAAACTTTTAGGGCTGGCGCTGGTCCTGGGCCTGGTACTAACCGTGGTATCCTGCGGCAACCGCGGCAAGGTGATAGCCAAGGTGGGCAGCCAGAAAATAACCCTGGGACAGTTTGACGACAACTACCGGGCCCCGGTGCCCCCGCAGGATTCGGCCACTGCCATGACAAACAAGAGGCGGCTGCTGGATCAGATGGTGGAGCAGAAACTTTTGGCCCTGGAAGCCCTGGCCCGCAACCTGGACAAGGAGCCCAAACTGCAGAAGGAATACGAGGACCTGACCAAGAACATGCTGATGGGCCAGCTTTACCGCCAGGAGATCCTGGAGAAATCACAGCCCACCGACAAGGAGATCAAGGATTATTACAAGCGGATGGGCACGGAAGTAAAAGCCCGGCATATCCTGGTAAAGACAGAGGAAGAAGCCAAGGCCGTCTACAAGTCGCTTAAGGACGGGGCCGACTTCGAGGAGACCGCCAAGCAGAAATCACAGGATCCGGGTTCCGCTCAGCGGGGCGGCGACCTGGGCTGGTTCGGCTGGGGCCGGATGGTACAGGCCTTCCAGAAGGCGGTCTTTGACCTGAAGCCGGGCCAGCTGGGCAAACCGGTCCAGACCCCCTTCGGTTTCCACATCATCCGGATGGATTCCACCCGGCCGGCCCAGATCAAGCCCTTTGACCAGATGAAGGACATGATCAAGCAGCAGCTGACGGCCTCCAAGCCCCGGGAGATGGCCACCGAATACGTGGACAAGGTAAAGTCCTCGGCCAATGTCAAGATCAAAAAGGATGTTCTGGACATGCTGGCGGCCAAGCAGCCCCAGGTCATGGGCCCGGCCCCCCTGCCGCCGTTGGGAGACGAGGCGGAAAAGAAGAAGACCATAGTCACCTACAGCGGCGGCTCCTGGACGGTGGAAGTGTTCTACAACAAGCTCAACAAAATGTTCGGCGGAAATGCCGACCTCCGGAATTCCGCGGTGCTGGAACAGCAGGTGCAGGCCATGCTGGTGGAAGACCTGCTTCTGGAAAGGGCCAAGTCCAAGAACCTGCAGAATAATCCCAAGGTCAAGCAACAGATGGAAAAGGCCTGGGACGAAATGCTGGCCGCCGCATTCTATCAGGCCGAAGTGGGCCCCAAGGTCAGCGTCAATCCGGAATCGGTCAAGGTCTACTATGCCAAGAACAAAAAGGCCTTCTATCAGCCGGCCAAGGCCATGGTCCACCAGATAGTGACCCGGACCCAGCCCGAAGCCGAAGCCGTCTATAAACTGCTTTCCCAGGGAGCTGATTTTGCGGCCACCGCCTCGGAAAAGTCAATTGACTGGACCAAATCCTCGGGCGGGGCGCTGGGCGAAGTGGCCCAGAATGATCCCCGGTTCCCGGAAGTTTCCAAGGCGGCTTTTGCCGCCGGCCTGAACCAGGTCACCAGGCCCTTCGCCGTCAAGGAAGGTTTTGCTGTGATCAAGGTCAGCGCCCGCACCCCCGGCAAGCAAATGAGCTTTGACGAAGTGAAGCCTTCGATTGAACAGAACATGGGCCAGGGCCAGGAGCAGATCCTTTACCTGAGCCTGATCGAGGGCCTCAAATCAAAATATCCGGTAACCGTGGATGAGAATGTCTTAAAACTGGCCGGTCAGCAAAAGCCGGAGGAGGGAAAATAA
- a CDS encoding type II toxin-antitoxin system RelE/ParE family toxin, with translation MKRRSYNVRLLRAAEQDLTEAVMYVMAESPAAAQALAERMEKQLALLSGQPLMGKTPGDAKLAGMGYRYIVVKNYLVFYTVEENDVLVHRIIHGARDYLNILQ, from the coding sequence ATGAAAAGGCGTAGTTATAATGTCCGCCTGCTGCGGGCGGCCGAGCAGGACCTGACCGAGGCGGTGATGTATGTGATGGCCGAGAGCCCGGCTGCGGCCCAGGCTTTGGCCGAAAGAATGGAGAAACAGCTGGCCTTGCTGTCAGGCCAGCCTTTAATGGGCAAAACACCAGGAGATGCCAAACTGGCGGGAATGGGGTACCGGTATATAGTGGTCAAGAATTATTTGGTTTTTTATACGGTGGAGGAGAATGATGTGCTGGTGCACCGGATAATACACGGAGCCAGGGATTATTTGAATATATTGCAGTAA
- a CDS encoding peptidylprolyl isomerase, with the protein MKKIYLAGGLLLLALTCSLYAQTAGDGVVAVVDEQPVLQSELDKQVSLLKLQLNQTQNIIPEDSLKKLALERLIEVRLLMLQAKKESLDVNDAEVEEALNKSIGEMRSQFPSEEAFNAQLKAEGTNIDKLKAKHRPDAKNQLLMQKVIDKNIRARVAPPTEKEVLDFYASHKDSIPPEPEKAEVSWIVIVPKPGTAAKTAAINRYNQVMAKLKAKGDFAALAKKYSQDQGSAVNGGDLGWFGRNQMVPEFEKAAFEGKVGQVTETDTRYGRHIIKVLEKKGDQVHAAHILISPVPTEADLAKARKLAAGLYRRVTTGKEDFGRVAKTYSDDPMSKENSGLLGLIPVEAFPDAIKTELASMQEGDISEAVETEQGLTILKLNKRVAAKEPTYENIKNDLVEYLKNKKMQESLEGYLKNLKTKYVIEKK; encoded by the coding sequence ATGAAAAAAATCTATTTGGCCGGGGGCCTGCTGCTGCTGGCTTTGACCTGCTCGCTGTACGCCCAGACGGCCGGCGACGGGGTGGTGGCGGTGGTGGACGAGCAGCCGGTACTGCAAAGCGAACTGGACAAGCAGGTCTCTCTTTTAAAACTGCAGCTCAACCAGACCCAGAACATCATTCCCGAGGACTCCCTAAAAAAACTGGCCCTGGAAAGGCTGATCGAGGTCCGGCTGCTGATGCTGCAGGCCAAGAAGGAATCACTGGATGTCAACGACGCCGAAGTGGAGGAGGCTTTGAACAAGAGCATCGGCGAGATGAGGTCCCAGTTCCCAAGCGAAGAGGCCTTTAACGCCCAGCTTAAGGCCGAGGGCACCAACATCGACAAGCTGAAGGCCAAGCACCGGCCCGACGCCAAGAACCAGCTTCTGATGCAGAAGGTGATAGACAAGAACATCCGGGCCAGGGTGGCCCCGCCCACCGAAAAGGAAGTGCTGGATTTTTACGCCAGCCACAAGGACTCCATTCCGCCGGAGCCGGAGAAGGCAGAGGTGTCATGGATAGTGATAGTTCCCAAGCCGGGCACCGCCGCCAAGACCGCGGCCATCAACCGCTATAACCAGGTGATGGCCAAACTGAAGGCCAAGGGTGATTTCGCCGCTTTGGCCAAGAAATATTCCCAGGATCAGGGATCGGCCGTCAACGGCGGAGACCTGGGCTGGTTCGGGCGCAACCAGATGGTGCCCGAGTTCGAGAAGGCGGCCTTTGAAGGCAAGGTCGGGCAGGTCACCGAGACCGACACCCGCTATGGCCGGCACATCATCAAAGTGCTGGAGAAGAAGGGAGACCAGGTGCACGCCGCCCACATCCTGATCTCACCCGTACCCACCGAGGCCGACCTGGCCAAGGCTCGCAAACTGGCCGCCGGGCTGTACCGCCGGGTGACCACCGGCAAGGAGGATTTCGGCCGGGTGGCCAAGACCTACTCCGACGACCCGATGTCCAAGGAGAACAGCGGACTGCTGGGCCTGATCCCGGTGGAGGCCTTCCCCGACGCCATCAAGACCGAGTTGGCCAGCATGCAGGAAGGCGACATCAGCGAGGCGGTGGAGACCGAGCAGGGGCTGACCATCCTCAAGCTCAACAAGCGGGTGGCGGCCAAGGAGCCCACTTATGAGAACATCAAGAACGATCTGGTGGAGTACTTGAAGAACAAGAAGATGCAGGAGTCGCTGGAGGGGTATTTGAAGAATTTGAAGACCAAGTACGTGATCGAGAAGAAGTAG
- a CDS encoding DUF4416 family protein: protein MSLPQPPQPVKYFLGLIYNGLVSLWDLERVLQSKFDFIDRKSPVLEFDGFTDYYQKEMGPNLYRTWWSLHRLQSPDRLAEFKLLANELEDQYSREAEAPGRIVNIDPGYINESRLVLASCKDFSHRIHLGKGIFAETTLIYKGDGFQPLEWTYPDYQSPEALKYFETLKQDYRSQLKGEK from the coding sequence ATGTCCCTCCCCCAGCCGCCCCAGCCGGTAAAATATTTCCTGGGCCTGATCTACAACGGCCTGGTCAGCCTGTGGGACCTGGAACGGGTCCTTCAGAGCAAGTTCGATTTCATCGACCGCAAAAGCCCGGTGCTGGAGTTTGACGGCTTTACCGACTATTACCAAAAGGAGATGGGCCCAAACCTCTATCGCACCTGGTGGAGCCTGCACCGCCTGCAAAGCCCGGACCGGCTGGCCGAGTTCAAACTTCTGGCCAACGAACTGGAGGACCAGTACAGCCGGGAGGCGGAAGCCCCGGGCCGGATAGTGAACATCGATCCCGGGTACATTAACGAATCGCGCCTGGTGCTGGCCTCCTGCAAGGATTTCTCCCACCGCATTCATCTGGGAAAAGGGATCTTTGCCGAGACCACCCTGATCTACAAGGGCGACGGCTTCCAGCCCCTGGAATGGACCTACCCCGATTATCAAAGCCCCGAAGCCCTGAAATACTTTGAAACATTGAAACAAGACTACCGCAGCCAGCTAAAAGGAGAAAAATGA